The Haladaptatus sp. R4 DNA segment AACTCGTCGCGGAGGCGTTCGTGGACCTGTTGGAAACCGTCGAGACGGAGCTCAAACTGCGAGAGGTAGTCGATTGGTTACCCACCGAGGCGATGGACTTCGATCTCCGACACCTGTCGGACGCGACGATCACGACGCCGAGTCAAACGAAACCGGGCGCGCCGGTTCAGCGAGTGCTCGAACTCCTCCATCGCTCCAGCCACGTCCAGTTGTTCTCGTACGCGTTCAACGAACAGAGCCTCGGTGTGATTCGGCAACGGGTACTGGACGGACCACAGACGTTCGAAGGGGTACTGTCCGAGGATGCGCTCGCCATGATCGCACACGATTCGGCGTTACGGGAGCAACTGCGTGACCTCGTCGAGTCCGGGGATGCCGAAATCCGTCTGTACGACGGGGAGATTCCGTTTGCGGTGACGATTACCGACGACGTCACGCACCTCCTGTTACGCGATCAGGACGATTTCCTTCGTGCGGCGTTGGACACGGACGACGAGGCGGTCCTCTCGTGGGCGCGTGGAAAATTCGAGGAATACTGGCAGCGCTCGTCACCGGTCGATGCGGAAACGCTCTCCGAGTAATTCGCCGGATTCAGCTCCCACTCCGTACTTCCACAGTGCTTGGAAAGGGCCGATTCGAGTGGAACGTTCCTGGACCCGCGAGAGAACCGACGGAGGTTCGAGCGCACCACAGGCATCCACTACGTCGTCCTATGGACCGCCAATACCTCGTTTTCCTCGGGGACGTGGTCGAAGAACGTCGGCTAGTGCCGTCGATCGTCCCGGCATGAGTCGAATCGGGGTTCGTCGGCGGAATAATGTCCGACAGGAAGAACAAAATTCGTGGATGGATGCGCGTAATTCGACCGTGATCGTCCGTCCGATTTTCGACGAGTTCGGTCGTTCGACCGGGCGTCGGTTCGGAAATCGGATATTCGTCGCCACGATACGTCCCGCCGCTGCGTACGGACTCAAACCGAACCTGTTCGCTGCTATTCGGTCCCTTCGAAAGGGATGTCGGATTATAACTAAATCGAATTTGTCCGTAATGCGGGATGTTATGAAAGAACAGGAGTCGACAGAGACAGCGGGGTCGGATCGAACGCGTCGTTCGTTTATGCGTCGTACAGGTCTCGTAGCCGCCGGAATCCCTGCCGTGCTCGCCATGCAAGGAACGAGTAGTGCTGCGGATCGAACGACGTACACGATTCGTGACGGGACGCCGGACGAGACCGACGTGTACGTCACGGACGCGGGGGAGAGTGGAACGACTGCCGTCGTCGTCGGCGGCATTCAGGGGAACGAACCGGCCGGGAACAGGGCAGCGGGCGGTATCAAATCGTGGTCGATAGACAGTGGAAAACTCATCACGATTCCGCGGGCGAACCAAGTCGCCATCGAACGCGATACCTACGTCAACGACAACGGGAACCTCAACCGAAAGTTCCCGCCGGGGGAGACCCCAACCACGCCGCTCGCACGGGCGATTTGGGACGTCGTCGAATCGTCCGACCCGGACGTCGTGATCAACCTTCACAGCTCGAAAGGGATATATCACGAGGACGTCGGTCCCGACGGGGTCGGACAAGCCATCTATCCCACTACCGCGTCCGGTGCCGGTGAGGACGCAGTGCAGGCGGCGGGGTACATGAACCGACACCATCTCCCGGACTCGTTCCCCGAGTACTACCGGTTCAAACGAGGAAACACGATAAACGGAACCCGACCGTTACTCATCCATAAAGTCGATGCGGACCTCGGCAAACCCGGATTCATCGTCGAGGCGACCCGGTACGAAACGGACCTCGTAACACGGACGAGATGGGAACTGAACATCGTGCGCCACCTGTTGCGTCGCCACGGAATCGAACGTACCTACGAGAACTGATCGACCGGTCTTCGGGGTGACCGTACGAGGGTTCGAAAAATCGGTCTCTATTTCGATGTCTCACTGCATTTCGATGTCCCACAACGGTTGTTACGCCCACTCGTGTGTCGCCGACGCGCCACCGATCAGCCTTCGGTGAGTTGGGGTGCCGTTCCCAGTTCCTCGATGGTATCGGCCGCCCGTTCAGCACCGCCAGCGGCCCGAACCGACGCATTGAACTCCTCGATAGCTTCGTGATACGGTTCGGCCGTGATCGAGTCGACAGCGTCGCGGACCGCCGCGGCCGTTACCTCCTCGTCGTCGAGAACGACGCCGACACCGAGGGAACTGACCCGGTCGGCGACGAGATGCTGATCGGCCATGTGCGGGACGACGACCGTCGGCGTGCCGAACGAGAGCGACTCCATCGTCGAGTTCATCCCGCCGTGGGTGACGAACGCGTCGACGCGGTCGAGCACGTCGAGTTGCGGGACGCGTGAGCGGACGTGGACGTTCTCCGGACTCTCGGCATCGAGGCGGTCGGCATCGGTCTTCGCCTTGAGGACGACCTCCCACTCGCCGTCGTCGAAGGCATCGAAGCAGGCGCGGAAGAAGTCGTCGTCCCCACGGACGACGGTTCCGAGGGAAACGTACGCCGACCGGCGCTCGGCGAGGCGGTCGAGCGGAAGGTCGGCGTCGCGCTGTTCGCCACCGGCGCGCACCATTGGACCGACGAAGACGTGATCGTCGCCAAACGACGCCGAATCGGGCTGAAAGTCGCGGGTCAGCGGAACCAGCGCACGGTCGGTATCCGCGACGAAGAAATCGCTCCGGTCGGGGTCTTCGATGCCGACGTCGGTCAGTAGCTCCAGAATCTCGCCGGAGAATCCGGGTTCCTCGTCGTCGAACGAACTGACGTTCTCGATCAGCGGCGACCCCTCTCGCATGGCGAAACTCGTGTTGAACGAAACCGTCGAAACGTCGAGTTCGTTCGCCACGACGCGACCCCACAGGCACATCGGGTCGGTAACCACGCGGTCGACGTCGTCATCGGCGACGCGGGAGACGAGCGGCGGGGCGTAATCGAGCGTCGCGGACATGAAACGGACGAGGCGTTCGCGCGCGAACCCTGATCGTCGTCGGACGGGTTCACGCCTGGTTTCCCGTCGTCGTTCATCCGACTCATCAAGTCGAACTCCTCGCCGAGACGCTCGAACGTCGCGCCGGTCGGTTCGACCACGTCCGCGAACCGCTCGGGCAGGTAATACGTGACTTCGTGACCGCGACCGACGAGTTCGCGTGCCGTCCGCAGCGTCGGGTTGACGTGACCATACGCGGGAAGCGGGAAGATGCCGACGTGAAGCGTGGGTTCGACGGTTCGACGTTCGGACTCGGACGTTTCGATTCGATGCATTTGGTCGGGGTTTGGCTCCCACCCGGTTCTTTCTTTCGATAAACTAAGTAACAAAATTATAGTTCCTGAACGTCACGGAGTCCGTCGAATCGGACGAAGAACGATATGGGTACGCGTTGTGCTCTCCACGGATGGTAAATCGTCGCACGCTCCTGAAGGCACTCGGATTCGGTGCGTTCGGCTCTCGGTTCGGATTCGATACGAATCGACCGGCCGAACTGCCGCTCCTCGCAACGTCGATACTCAACGAAGGGGCGAAGAAAGGAAACACCTCGCCGAGTAGAACGACGTTTGGACCGCCCGCCGACGTGGGTGACGGAGTGATTCGAACGTTCGTCACGAGCGCGCAGTCAGGGAAGCCCTTGTCCGTCGGCGTCCGGTTCACCGCCGATATGTTGAGCGGATTGCCGACGACGACGACCGACGGTACGTGGGAGATTCCGGACGGGAAGACGCCGTGCTGCGGGCACGAAACCGTCCTCGCGTTCCCGGAAGGGGGGAAAACGATACCGTTCCGGTGGTTCATGCTGAACTGGAATCCGGACGGTCATCCGCCGCCGGACGTCTATTCCGTTCCTCACTTCGATTTCCACTTCTATCTGATGCCGCGGGCGAAACGTGACGCGATCGAGAACGGATACTGTCCGGAGGCAACCACTGCGGTCACCTGTGGAACGTTGGAGCGGGGGATGGAACCGTTGCCACCGCACCAGCGGCCGCCGGAGTACGAGTCCCTCGGTGCCGTCGAGCCAGGGATGGGGAACCACCTGATGGACCGGACCGCGCCGGAGTTCAACGGCGAACCGTTCACCCATACGTTCCTCTGGGGGACGTTCGACGGAGAGCTGATCTTCTTCGAACCGATGGTAACGCGGTCGTTTCTCCGTGATCTCTGTACCGAAACTCGTGTCCCAGTCGAGATGCCGTCCGCGTTTCCCGAACCGGGGTGGTATCCGACCGAGTACGCGCTCCGATATTTCGACGAATGGGATACGTATTCGGTGAGTTTGGAGTCGTTTCGATGGTTCGAAACGTGACCGACTAACTCGTCGAGCGTCCCCGAAGCGGCGTCGAAGGGACACGTACAAGTCCCGATTCGCCGGAGTTCTCTTTGAAACAACAAACGCTTTCTCAGGCAACCATCACCTTGAGGGCCGTATATCCGCGATAATGTAGCAACCTCGGAAGCGGTTCGGACGCAAATCGATATTTCCGCCGCGCTGTCGGCCGGATCATCGGGTAGGACCCGAAGTGCGACCGGCCGATGAGGTCCGAGTCTGCGGACTCGGGAGAGAGATTAACCAACGAAATGAACGTAACAGACATCCTGGGAAGTCCGGAAGAGGAATACAGCAACTTCGTTTACGTCGTAGCGGCCATCGCCGCACTCAACGGCCTCCTGTTCGGGTTCGATATCGGTATCATCTCCGGTGCACTGCTCTACATCAAACAGTCGTTCGCGCTCTCGACGTTTCTGCAAGAGGTCGTCGTCAGCGGAGTCCTCGTGGGAGCGATGCTCGGCGCGGCGGTCGGCGGGGGATTGGCCGACCGGTTCGGTCGCCGTCGACTTACCATCGCCGGTGCAGCGGTGTTTTTCGCCGGTTCCATCGGAATGGGGCTTTCGCCGAACGTGACTTGGCTCGTCGGGTTCCGGTTCGTCGTCGGCATCGCCGTCGGGGTCGCCTCCATCGTCGGTCCCCTCCACATCTCGGAGACGGCACCGCCCAGTATTCGCGGATCGCTTGGGTTTCTACAGCAGTTGGCGATCACGCTCGGAATCCTGTTGGCATATCTCGTCAGTTACGCATTCGCGCCGACGTTCGCCGGGATTCCAGGCTGGCGTTGGATGCTCGCCTTCGGCGCGGTGCCCGCCGCCGTACTCGGAATCGGGATGTACTTTCTCCCGGAGAGTCCTCGGTGGCTCGTCGAAAAAGGCCGTGACGACGAGGCACGGGACGTGCTCTCGCGTATCCGTGCCGACGCCGACATCGAAGAGGAAATGGACGAGATCAACGAAGTGAGTGAAATCGAGAGCGAGGGGAACCTCGCCGACCTGCTCGAACCGTGGTTGCGTCCGGCCCTACTGGTCGGTATCGGTCTCGCCGTCTTCCAACAGATAAGCGGCATCAATACCATCATCTACTACGCACCGACGATCCTGAAGAACATCGGCTTCGGTAACGTCGCCTCGATCGTCGGGACGGTCGGCGTCGGTATCGTCAACGTCCTATTGACGGTGGTCGCAATCCTGCTGGTCGATCGGATCGGCCGCCGACCGCTGCTGCTCGTCGGCGTCGGCGGGATGACAGTCATGCTCGGGATTCTGGGATTGGGATTTTATCTCCCGAGCCTGTCGGGCATCGTCGGGTACGTCACGCTCGGCAGCATGATCCTCTACGTCGCGTTCTACGCGGTCAGCCTCGGACCCGTGTTCTGGCTGATGATTTCGGAGATATATCCGCTCCGAATTCGGGGGACCGCGGAGGGTGTCGCCAGCGTCTTCAACTGGGGAGCGAACCTCCTCGTCGCGTTGACGTTCCTCTCGCTCATCCAGCGAATCGGCGAGGCGTTGTCGTTCTGGATCCTCGGCGTCTGTTGTCTCGCCGCGTTCGTGTTCATCTACTTCCGGGTTCCGGAGACGAAAGGCCGGTCGCTCGAAGAGATCGAGTCGACGCTCCGCGAAAGCACGTTCGTCGGTTCGGACGGTGATTCCGGAACGACAGAATACGAACCGGACGTACGGGAGTAAGTCGGGATTCGGGGCGAAAAGACGCCTCGCAATTCTTGAGCCGAGTTGGAAAGAAACTTCGATGCGCGACGATTCAAGCGGGCAAACGAAGTGCGACGCTGTACATCGTGCCGGTCGATTCCTCGCCGATGGACGTCGCGACCCGTTTTACTTCCGCGGCCAAAGGCTCGCGGAGTTCGGGTCGAAGCCGAGAACACATCGAGAGCGCAGCGGTGGCGTGTGCCTCGATATGGCTCGCGGTCCACGGCACCGGATCCAGTAGGATCCGCTTCCGGTCGAACTCCCAGCCGTATCCCGCGAACAGTCGTTCGAGGACCGCCTCCGGATAGAACGTCAGTGCCGATTTCCCCGTCGCCAACTCGGCCGCGGCGTTTTCCAGCGCGAAGAGTTCGCGCACGGCGGCGTCGTCCGGGGGTGGGCGGTAGTCGTCGATCACGAGGTGACAGCCGAGGTCCGCGACCCGCGTCAGTTCCGCCGCCACCGCTTCGAGTGACGGTGGCCCAACGAGATTGAACAGGGCGTGCGCGGTGATGATTTCGACCGAGTCGGTTTCGAGCGGGAGGGAACGAAGGTCCGCTTCCAAAACGGCGGTCCGTCCACTTTCGCTATCGAACCGTTCTCCTTCCCCCTCGCCGTCAGTCCATTCTCCTTCCCCCTCGCCGTCAATCCAACCTCCTTCGCCGTCATCGAACCGCTCGCGAACGGCAGTCGCGTGCTCGGGGTCGTTCGTGACGGCGTAGACGCGGCTGGCACCGTCGGCGAGCAAACCGGCCGTCGTGTTGCCCATTCCCGCCCCCGCTTCGAGACAAGTCGCGCCCGAAACCGGGCGGTCGGCGAGAGCTGTCCTAACGGTTCGCGGGATATCCATGGCTGTATCGAGCGAGTTCTAGTGATGGAGTTGCTCCGGAACGGGGCTCCGCTCGTGGCGGAGCTTCTCGATGAGCGACCGCTGGGCGGCCTCCTCCATTCCGTCGTAGCGCTCGGCAGCGTCGAGCACCACGCCGACCAACTTCGGGTCGCCCGGGTTGATGACGCTCGTCAGTCCCTGTGCGGCCGCGAAATCGAATCGCTCCTCGATTTCGGCGGGCGTATCGACCGGCTGATACCAGTTCGAATACGGACGGTTCTCCTCCGGAAGTTCGTCGGTCGACGGCCACGGTCCCTTCGCGAAGGCCTTGATGCCGAGCGTCCCAATGCCCGCGTTCGGTCGCGCGCTCAAGCACCGCTTCGTAGTCGTACTCGTCGTCGTCCTTGCCCACGACGACCGGGTTCATCGGGAACATCACCGTTTCGAGGTCGTCGATTCGGTCGATGGCGTCGAGGATGAGCTGTGGGTTCCCGTGACTCGTCAACCCGATGTGACCGATTCGTCCGTCGGCTTTGGCCTCCCGAAACGCTTCGAGCGCGCCGTCGTCGCCCGTGATGGTGTCCAATTCCTCCTCGTATTCGAGACCGTGTACCTGATACAGGTCGATGTGATCGACGCCGAGGCGGTTGAGTGACGCGTCGAGTTTCCGTTTCGCCCCCTCGTATCCCCGTTCCTGTGTCTTACAGCCGAGGAAAATTTCATCGCGATGTTGGCGGAGTTTCGGTCCAAGTTTCAGTTCCGCATCGCCGTAGGTCGGGGCGACGTCGAAATGGTTGATGCCGTGATCGAGCACGAGTTCGACCATCTGGTTCGCACCCTCCTGTTCGAGCCAGTTGAGCGCGATGGCACCGAACGTCATGATGGAACTGTCGTGACCGGTGGAACCCAATGAGCGCGTCTGCATGGTAGCTAATTACTGCCGGTCAACAAAAGCGTATGTCTCGGGGAATCAGTCGGCGGGCTGGGAGTCGCGGTTCAGGAAGAGCCTCGTGAGTTCCGCGCCGAGGTCCTCGCCGGAGTGCGTCTCCTCGACCTGCGTGTACACGAGCACGAGGCCGAGCGTCGCCAGTGCGGCGGCGAACACGAACGGGACGACGTAGCCGAAGCTGACGAGCCATCCGCCCGCAAGCGGGCCGATTGCGGTTCCGAGACCGAACGCCATCGTCAGCACCGAGAGCGTCGTTCCGGCGTTCGAGTTCCGCGCGATGTCCCCGGCGAGCGCGAAGGCGGGCGCGAACACCATCGCGCCCGCGATTCCTTGCACGAACCGAGCGCCGATCATTCCGAGTGGCGTCGCGACGAGGCCCTGTGCGACCGTCGCGGGGATGAGGAAGACGAGACCGATGAGGATGAACGGCTTCCGGCCGTACTTGTCGCTCGCGGTGCCGACGGGCGTCTGCATGACGACCTGTCCGAGCGTGAACGCCGCGAACTCGATCCCGAACAACGTCGCACTCTGGCCGAGATGGTTGTTGATGATGCTTTCGAGGGGCGAGAGGATGGCGATTCCGATAGCCATGAACAGCGACGCGAGACCGAGCGTGAACACGGAGTCGAGGGTACCGTGACCGTCGTGTTGCTCGAAGACGGCGATACTGTGGTCGCCGCCCGCGTCCGCCGTGTGCTCCGCATCGAAATCGACGTCGGGGTCGCTCACCAGCACGAAGACGAGGAGTGCGCCGACGAGTGCACCGAGCGTCGCGATGTAGAACGCCGCCTCGAAGCCCGTGATGCCGTAGCCGAGGAGCGTGTACGGGCCGCCGTAGATGACGGTGCCCGCCGCGACGGGACCGATACCGAACCCGAGCATGCGGAACGTGTTGAACACGCCCATCGACCCGCCACGGTTGTCGTCCGTGGAGAGGTCGTTCACGAGCGCGACGGTCGCCGGAACGGTGACGGCGACGCCGATACCCTGCCCGATGCGGATGAGGAGCATCGCGCTGTAGTTCCCGGCGAGGGAGTACGCGAAGTTCGAGACGGCGAGGATGAGAAGGCCGACGACGACGAAGACCTTCCGTTTCCCGCTCTTGTCCGAGAGGTTCCCCGCGATTGGCTGGACGCCGCTCATGAAGAAGCCGAACGCAGAGAGGATGAGGCCCGTGACGAGGGCAGTGCTGAGGCCGAACGTCCCGCCGCTCACCATACCGCTCCCGATGTAGAGCGGGAGGACGATGATGAGGAACGAGTTTCCGATGGAATCGGCCATCCGCGCGAACGCGAGCGCGAGGACGCGTCTGTCGGTGTCGAGGATACCCACTATCGGGGCCCCCTGTCGATCGTACTGTGTGTGCTGTGGCTCTGAATCATATCTTACTAACCAATCAGTCAGCCATCCGCTTAAACGTTCGGTTCGCGACAACCGATGTACCCCAAATAACACCGACGACCGTTTGGAGCGTTGAAACGTCGGTGATAACCGAACACACGGGACGTCTTCACACACCTAGCTGACTGATTCGTCAGTAAGTCCATTGTGGTATCGTGAGCGTACTTGACGGATCGAAAGCAATAACTAGTCGATCGTTTCATCAGGAGCGAATCGCATCGAAAACGTACATCACACGCCGGAAATTACGTCCCCGAACGTCGGAGATTACGTCCCCGAAAACGTCCGCGTGACCGCGCTCCGGAACCGCCGCCCGCTGTACGCGAAGAGGACGGCTATCCAAAGCGTGACGACGCCGATGGGGTAGACGGTGATTTGGTTCTGGTCGTTCAACGCGAGGGTGAACCGCAACATCTCCAGTCCGGAGATGAACAGCAACCCGGCGGTAATCCGCCGGTCGCCATACCCGAGATAGCCGAGCGCGGCGGTGAGCAACGCCAGTAGATAGCAGACGACGGCGACCAACCGCATGACCATGAAATCGGGGGTATACGGCGTGAGCGGGGGAATCGAAAAGAAGTTGAAACCGGAGAGGCCGACCTTGGTCGAACCGAACATGAAGATGACGTAGTATCCCTTCGGCCACGTCACGATCTCCCACGGGATGAGTCCGACGAGTACCAGCACCGCGGCACGGTAGTATCCCCACCAGTCCCGTCTGCCCCCCGACCGAACCGCCGTGTCGCTAGAGTTGCGGCTCATTGGTGAAAATGAGGACGCAACGGCGAAAAGGATTGCTACTCCGATGGTCGAAGCGTACGCAGTCAGCGGGATGGTGACAGCACGACCCGAGACCCGCCGGAACACCGCAAAGAAAATCG contains these protein-coding regions:
- a CDS encoding winged helix-turn-helix domain-containing protein gives rise to the protein MDSALDEIEFLALSSNRVTVLDTLCDNSYTRRELEAQLTASQPTLGRILRDLQERGWITYDGRRYTTTATGQLVAEAFVDLLETVETELKLREVVDWLPTEAMDFDLRHLSDATITTPSQTKPGAPVQRVLELLHRSSHVQLFSYAFNEQSLGVIRQRVLDGPQTFEGVLSEDALAMIAHDSALREQLRDLVESGDAEIRLYDGEIPFAVTITDDVTHLLLRDQDDFLRAALDTDDEAVLSWARGKFEEYWQRSSPVDAETLSE
- a CDS encoding deacylase; the encoded protein is MRRTGLVAAGIPAVLAMQGTSSAADRTTYTIRDGTPDETDVYVTDAGESGTTAVVVGGIQGNEPAGNRAAGGIKSWSIDSGKLITIPRANQVAIERDTYVNDNGNLNRKFPPGETPTTPLARAIWDVVESSDPDVVINLHSSKGIYHEDVGPDGVGQAIYPTTASGAGEDAVQAAGYMNRHHLPDSFPEYYRFKRGNTINGTRPLLIHKVDADLGKPGFIVEATRYETDLVTRTRWELNIVRHLLRRHGIERTYEN
- a CDS encoding nucleotide disphospho-sugar-binding domain-containing protein, with the translated sequence MCLWGRVVANELDVSTVSFNTSFAMREGSPLIENVSSFDDEEPGFSGEILELLTDVGIEDPDRSDFFVADTDRALVPLTRDFQPDSASFGDDHVFVGPMVRAGGEQRDADLPLDRLAERRSAYVSLGTVVRGDDDFFRACFDAFDDGEWEVVLKAKTDADRLDAESPENVHVRSRVPQLDVLDRVDAFVTHGGMNSTMESLSFGTPTVVVPHMADQHLVADRVSSLGVGVVLDDEEVTAAAVRDAVDSITAEPYHEAIEEFNASVRAAGGAERAADTIEELGTAPQLTEG
- a CDS encoding DUF5602 domain-containing protein translates to MVNRRTLLKALGFGAFGSRFGFDTNRPAELPLLATSILNEGAKKGNTSPSRTTFGPPADVGDGVIRTFVTSAQSGKPLSVGVRFTADMLSGLPTTTTDGTWEIPDGKTPCCGHETVLAFPEGGKTIPFRWFMLNWNPDGHPPPDVYSVPHFDFHFYLMPRAKRDAIENGYCPEATTAVTCGTLERGMEPLPPHQRPPEYESLGAVEPGMGNHLMDRTAPEFNGEPFTHTFLWGTFDGELIFFEPMVTRSFLRDLCTETRVPVEMPSAFPEPGWYPTEYALRYFDEWDTYSVSLESFRWFET
- a CDS encoding sugar porter family MFS transporter, with product MRSESADSGERLTNEMNVTDILGSPEEEYSNFVYVVAAIAALNGLLFGFDIGIISGALLYIKQSFALSTFLQEVVVSGVLVGAMLGAAVGGGLADRFGRRRLTIAGAAVFFAGSIGMGLSPNVTWLVGFRFVVGIAVGVASIVGPLHISETAPPSIRGSLGFLQQLAITLGILLAYLVSYAFAPTFAGIPGWRWMLAFGAVPAAVLGIGMYFLPESPRWLVEKGRDDEARDVLSRIRADADIEEEMDEINEVSEIESEGNLADLLEPWLRPALLVGIGLAVFQQISGINTIIYYAPTILKNIGFGNVASIVGTVGVGIVNVLLTVVAILLVDRIGRRPLLLVGVGGMTVMLGILGLGFYLPSLSGIVGYVTLGSMILYVAFYAVSLGPVFWLMISEIYPLRIRGTAEGVASVFNWGANLLVALTFLSLIQRIGEALSFWILGVCCLAAFVFIYFRVPETKGRSLEEIESTLRESTFVGSDGDSGTTEYEPDVRE
- a CDS encoding class I SAM-dependent methyltransferase gives rise to the protein MDIPRTVRTALADRPVSGATCLEAGAGMGNTTAGLLADGASRVYAVTNDPEHATAVRERFDDGEGGWIDGEGEGEWTDGEGEGERFDSESGRTAVLEADLRSLPLETDSVEIITAHALFNLVGPPSLEAVAAELTRVADLGCHLVIDDYRPPPDDAAVRELFALENAAAELATGKSALTFYPEAVLERLFAGYGWEFDRKRILLDPVPWTASHIEAHATAALSMCSRLRPELREPLAAEVKRVATSIGEESTGTMYSVALRLPA
- a CDS encoding MFS transporter, with product MGILDTDRRVLALAFARMADSIGNSFLIIVLPLYIGSGMVSGGTFGLSTALVTGLILSAFGFFMSGVQPIAGNLSDKSGKRKVFVVVGLLILAVSNFAYSLAGNYSAMLLIRIGQGIGVAVTVPATVALVNDLSTDDNRGGSMGVFNTFRMLGFGIGPVAAGTVIYGGPYTLLGYGITGFEAAFYIATLGALVGALLVFVLVSDPDVDFDAEHTADAGGDHSIAVFEQHDGHGTLDSVFTLGLASLFMAIGIAILSPLESIINNHLGQSATLFGIEFAAFTLGQVVMQTPVGTASDKYGRKPFILIGLVFLIPATVAQGLVATPLGMIGARFVQGIAGAMVFAPAFALAGDIARNSNAGTTLSVLTMAFGLGTAIGPLAGGWLVSFGYVVPFVFAAALATLGLVLVYTQVEETHSGEDLGAELTRLFLNRDSQPAD